A DNA window from Helianthus annuus cultivar XRQ/B chromosome 15, HanXRQr2.0-SUNRISE, whole genome shotgun sequence contains the following coding sequences:
- the LOC118487496 gene encoding uncharacterized protein LOC118487496 has product MVYFQVVAKLSNVYPKDTEAPAGGVDHMTKLSYLHEPGVLQKLRIRYELNDIFYAKFSSWAFTKNVFYHVQVRGQTLSWIKSIIEQMVIANGGKKAVDQTSSWIKSIIEQIETPDLKKVVAKLSNVYPKDTEAPAGGVDHMTKLSYLHEPGVLQKLRIRYELNDIFYAKFSSWAFTKNVFYHVHLRDQTLSWIKSIIEQMVIANGGKKAVIILIFFIYLFCIEFIYCLIYYLCNKIIAIIGRSSLTLTYYPIIGRPNIELDKEHYRTDRDS; this is encoded by the exons ATGGTTTACTTTCAGGTAGTTGCTAAGTTATCAAATGTATATCCAAAGGACACAGAAGCTCCAGCTGGTGGTGTTGATCACATGACAAAACTATCATATTTGCATGAGCCAGGAGTCCTGCAGAAGTTAAGAATTAGATACGAACTCAATGACATtttttatgccaaattttcttcATGGGCATttactaaaaatgtgttttatcacGTTCAGGTAAGAGGCCAAACATTGAGTTGGATAAAGAGCATTATAGAACAGATGGTCATTGCAAATGGTGGAAAAAAGGCG GTAGACCAAACATCGAGTTGGATAAAGAGCATTATAGAACAGATCGAGACTCCTGACCTCAAAAAG GTAGTTGCTAAGTTATCAAATGTATATCCAAAGGACACAGAAGCTCCAGCTGGTGGTGTTGATCACATGACAAAACTATCATATTTGCATGAGCCAGGAGTCCTGCAGAAGTTAAGAATTAGATACGAACTCAATGACATtttttatgccaaattttcttcATGGGCATttactaaaaatgtgttttatcacGTTCATTTAAGAGACCAAACATTGAGTTGGATAAAGAGCATTATAGAACAGATGGTCATTGCAAATGGTGGAAAAAAGGCGGTTATCAtcttaatttttttcatttatttattttgtattgAGTTTATATattgtttaatatattatttatgtaaTAAAATAATTGCAATTATAGGTAGAAGCTCGCTTACACTCACTTACTATCCAATTATAGGTAGACCAAACATCGAGCTGGATAAAGAGCATTATAGAACAGATCGAGACTCCTAA
- the LOC110901319 gene encoding cyclin-dependent protein kinase inhibitor SMR2-like, with product MSTDLQLPNNNLPSIRLNPIKIKLPESSSSTTENDSSSSCTVESEKLGLETVLEECQTPTSSEHKIPEIMTCPPAPKKQRMYVPSCKRKISEFELFEIVAPDEIQSFFNSSIEIIDRNSVTNKRRCHNL from the coding sequence ATGTCAACAGATCTACAATTACCGAACAACAATCTACCTTCAATCCGACTCAATCCGATCAAAATCAAGCTTccagaatcatcatcatcaacaacagaGAACGACTCATCATCATCATGCACCGTTGAATCTGAGAAATTAGGTCTAGAAACTGTACTCGAAGAATGTCAAACGCCGACGTCATCAGAGCATAAGATACCTGAAATCATGACGTGTCCTCCGGCGCCTAAGAAACAGAGGATGTATGTTCCGTCGTGTAAGCGAAAGATATCCGAATTTGAATTGTTTGAGATCGTTGCGCCTGATGAGATCCAATCGTTCTTCAACTCTAGCATTGAAATAATCGATCGGAATTCTGTTACGAATAAGAGAAGGTGTCATAATCTGTAA